A window from Solanum stenotomum isolate F172 chromosome 5, ASM1918654v1, whole genome shotgun sequence encodes these proteins:
- the LOC125864733 gene encoding replication protein A 14 kDa subunit B-like encodes MDTTNPAVFVNAELLRLYMGRRVRAVIQVMRSDGGGTVNGRSTDDQQIVVKGNPPGPLTTFVEVTGIADSNQSIRAEVWSNFGDTLDTYSYNRICMLANGDYKHLFI; translated from the exons ATGGATACAACAAATCCTGCTGTCTTCGTCAATGCTGAGCTCCTCCGCTTGTACATGGGAAGGAGAGTTCGAGCTGTGATTCAGGTTATGCGCTCTGATGGCGGTGGCACAGTGAACGGGAGATCTACAGATGATCAGCAGATAGTTGTGAAAGGCAATCCACCTGGTCCTCTTACAACATTTGTTGAGGTCACAGGTATCGCTGACAGTAACCAATCTATCCGTGCTGAAGTATGGTCCAACTTTGGGGACACACTAG ATACATATAGCTATAACCGTATTTGCATGCTGGCAAATGGCGATTACAAACACTTGTTCATATGA
- the LOC125864729 gene encoding chaperone protein dnaJ 72-like, with protein MDHYKVLGLTRSASKEEIKQAFRKLAMEFHPDKHAHSSHQLKENATLKFKQVSEAYETLIDDRKRADYNIRSNSYRNSANNYGGNSDNYNRKYKNEYRNSYGYGYGYSRPADAGGSASIVTKFEMVLRFMTTRAFLLNAALAGVLLGATYVVDAGGEALWKMQNSGKSFEEAMESVEKAKAFDDKR; from the exons ATGGATCATTACAAAGTATTAGGGTTAACACGAAGCGCTAGCAAGGAAGAAATTAAGCAAGCGTTTCGGAAATTGGCAATGGAATTTCATCCCGACAAACACGCACATTCTTCGCATCAGTTAAAGGAAAACGCTACGCTTAAATTCAAGCAAGTTTCCGAAGCTTACGAGACTCTGATCGACGATCGCAAGCGCGCTGATTACAATATCCGGTCCAATAGTTACCGGAATTCTGCGAATAATTATGGTGGTAATAGTGACAATTATAACCGTAAATATAAGAACGAGTATAGGAATAGTTATGGTTATGGGTATGGGTATAGTCGGCCTGCTGACGCCGGCGGTTCTGCAAGTATTGTTACCAAATTCGAGATGGTTCTGCGGTTCATGACGACGCGGGCATTTCTCCTCAATGCTGCACTTGCCGG TGTATTGTTAGGTGCAACATATGTAGTTGATGCAGGTGGGGAGGCACTATGGAAGATGCAAAATTCTGGA AAATCGTTTGAAGAAGCAATGGAATCTGTAGAAAAAGCTAAAGCATTTGATGACAAAAGATGA